A single genomic interval of Brevibacillus brevis harbors:
- a CDS encoding ABC transporter substrate-binding protein: MFSRTYRTAGGKAFFAVLMALLLIVTGCGAPQASEQKPAEQKPADQATGNSEGSGQSYTVKHAMGETTIKGTPERIVMLTNQGTETLMALGVKPVGAVGSTIDPTQFYDFTKSFLEGTKSVGTEGQPNLEAIAALKPDLILGMKFRHEKIYQQLTAIAPTVFVDEPRGDWKANFSLFAEAVNKKAEGEKVLADWNKRVEDFKAKAGDKLNTKVSVVRFMPGKVRIYYKDTFTGAIFKDLGLARPASQDKEEFAAEVTKERIPEMDGDIMFYFTYETGKGEASKLEQEWTNDPLWKNLNVVKNNKAFKVDDTIWNTSGGVIAANKVLDELEGYIIGK, translated from the coding sequence ATGTTTTCTCGTACATATCGGACCGCAGGCGGTAAAGCTTTCTTTGCTGTCTTAATGGCGCTCTTGCTGATCGTTACAGGTTGTGGCGCACCGCAAGCAAGCGAACAAAAGCCAGCAGAACAAAAGCCTGCTGACCAAGCAACTGGCAATTCCGAGGGTTCCGGCCAAAGCTACACAGTGAAACACGCAATGGGTGAAACAACCATTAAAGGAACACCAGAACGTATCGTTATGTTGACTAACCAAGGTACAGAAACCTTGATGGCTCTCGGTGTAAAGCCAGTAGGGGCTGTAGGTTCGACCATTGATCCTACTCAATTCTACGATTTCACCAAGTCCTTCCTTGAGGGGACAAAATCCGTCGGTACAGAAGGACAACCTAACCTAGAAGCAATCGCGGCACTGAAGCCTGACCTGATTCTGGGGATGAAATTCCGTCACGAAAAAATTTATCAACAATTGACTGCAATCGCTCCAACCGTATTTGTGGATGAGCCGCGTGGTGACTGGAAAGCAAACTTCTCCTTGTTCGCAGAAGCAGTAAACAAAAAGGCTGAGGGCGAAAAGGTCCTTGCTGACTGGAACAAGCGCGTAGAAGACTTCAAAGCTAAAGCCGGCGACAAGCTGAACACGAAAGTATCCGTAGTTCGCTTCATGCCTGGTAAAGTTCGCATCTACTACAAAGACACCTTCACTGGCGCGATCTTCAAGGATCTTGGCCTGGCACGTCCAGCTTCCCAAGATAAAGAAGAATTCGCAGCAGAAGTAACCAAAGAGCGCATTCCAGAAATGGACGGCGACATCATGTTCTACTTCACGTACGAAACAGGCAAAGGCGAGGCTTCCAAGCTGGAGCAGGAGTGGACAAACGATCCTCTCTGGAAAAACCTGAACGTCGTGAAAAACAACAAGGCATTCAAAG
- a CDS encoding ABC transporter ATP-binding protein produces the protein MQALETQRLTLSYGERNIIEALDLNIPRGKITVFIGSNGSGKSTLLRSLARLLKPKEGAILLEGESIAKRSTKEVAKRLAILPQGPSAPEGLTILQLVKQGRYPYQNWLQQWSEEDEQMVNKALAATQLTDMANRAVDSLSGGQRQRAWIAMTLAQGTETILLDEPTTYLDMSHQIEILDLLFELNQTEQRTIVMVLHDLNLACRYAHHIVAVHNQTVVAEGTPNEVLTTDLVRTVFDMDCQITQDPLYGTPMCIPYSKSRLGTVQTERKAFAMS, from the coding sequence ATGCAAGCTTTGGAAACCCAACGGCTTACGCTATCGTACGGAGAACGCAACATCATTGAAGCATTAGATTTAAACATCCCGCGTGGAAAAATCACAGTTTTCATTGGCAGTAATGGCAGTGGCAAATCGACATTGCTGCGCTCTCTGGCACGTTTACTCAAACCAAAGGAAGGCGCCATCCTGCTTGAAGGAGAATCGATCGCGAAACGCTCTACCAAAGAGGTAGCCAAACGTCTTGCTATCCTTCCTCAAGGGCCATCTGCACCAGAAGGATTGACGATTCTGCAATTGGTCAAACAAGGACGCTATCCTTATCAAAACTGGCTACAGCAATGGTCAGAAGAAGACGAGCAGATGGTCAACAAAGCATTGGCAGCTACTCAACTCACGGATATGGCCAATCGTGCCGTCGACAGTCTTTCTGGCGGACAACGTCAACGCGCCTGGATTGCGATGACGCTCGCCCAAGGAACCGAGACGATTTTGCTGGATGAGCCTACGACTTATTTGGATATGTCGCATCAGATTGAGATTTTGGACCTGTTGTTTGAACTGAATCAAACGGAACAGCGCACCATCGTCATGGTTCTCCACGATCTGAATCTCGCTTGCCGCTATGCCCATCATATCGTCGCTGTTCACAATCAAACCGTAGTGGCAGAAGGAACTCCAAACGAAGTACTGACGACCGACCTTGTCCGTACGGTATTCGATATGGATTGCCAAATTACGCAAGACCCGCTGTACGGAACTCCTATGTGCATCCCGTACAGTAAAAGTCGTCTGGGCACTGTGCAGACCGAACGAAAAGCATTCGCCATGTCATAA
- a CDS encoding FecCD family ABC transporter permease, with protein sequence MKDYLSLRIGKRFSSFQLHKKTIWFSLLALLIVIAVAVVSLGMGEMKIAPLDVVKVLLGIGSEENALIVEQFRLPRIVIAILVGAALAVAGAIMQGLVRNPLASPDILGVSGGASVFAVGFLILFETASIKWLPPIAFLGATLTTFLLYALSWKKGVTPLRLVMIGVGIKIAAGAIVTMLIMFSPFLLQNKALLWLTGSIYGVAWNDVFMILPWVVGLILAACLLARRVNIQQLGDDLATSLGSSLQLDRFLLLMICAALTGTAVSVGGDISFVALLAPHIAKQLIGPSFGGAMTLSAFLGAIIVLLADLIARMAFSPIEVPVGVFTSAIGAPFFIYLLYKNRNR encoded by the coding sequence ATGAAAGACTACCTGTCTCTTCGCATCGGCAAGCGCTTTTCATCGTTTCAGCTACATAAAAAGACGATCTGGTTTTCGCTACTCGCCTTGCTGATCGTCATCGCAGTGGCGGTTGTCAGTCTCGGAATGGGTGAAATGAAAATCGCTCCACTCGATGTGGTAAAAGTTTTGTTGGGAATCGGTTCAGAAGAGAATGCTTTGATTGTGGAGCAATTTCGCCTGCCACGCATCGTCATTGCTATTCTGGTAGGTGCCGCACTCGCCGTTGCGGGTGCCATCATGCAGGGCCTCGTCCGCAATCCGCTGGCTTCACCGGATATTCTTGGGGTATCGGGGGGAGCATCTGTTTTTGCAGTCGGTTTCCTAATCCTATTTGAAACAGCGAGCATCAAGTGGCTTCCTCCCATCGCTTTTTTGGGAGCAACATTGACGACATTCCTGCTGTACGCCCTCTCTTGGAAAAAAGGAGTTACGCCGCTTCGTCTCGTCATGATCGGTGTTGGAATTAAAATCGCAGCGGGTGCCATTGTCACCATGCTGATCATGTTCAGTCCGTTTTTGCTGCAAAATAAGGCATTGCTCTGGCTGACCGGAAGCATCTACGGCGTTGCCTGGAACGACGTATTCATGATTTTGCCGTGGGTAGTCGGACTGATTCTCGCAGCGTGCTTGCTTGCAAGACGCGTGAACATTCAACAGCTCGGCGATGATCTGGCTACGAGTCTCGGCAGTTCCTTACAATTGGATCGCTTCCTCCTGCTCATGATTTGCGCGGCTTTGACGGGAACAGCCGTCTCTGTTGGAGGAGATATCAGCTTTGTGGCTTTGCTGGCCCCACACATTGCCAAGCAACTGATTGGTCCGTCCTTTGGCGGTGCCATGACACTTTCAGCTTTCTTGGGTGCCATTATCGTATTGCTTGCCGATTTGATTGCACGCATGGCTTTTTCACCAATCGAAGTGCCTGTAGGGGTATTCACCTCTGCCATCGGCGCTCCGTTTTTCATCTACTTGCTGTATAAAAACCGAAATCGCTAG
- a CDS encoding FecCD family ABC transporter permease, whose amino-acid sequence MNSFLASNFRKILGVAFALLLLTYLSYASLIFGVIDTSWQTAIDAYTNFNGSNEHIVIKEVRVPRVLNALTVGFCLGLAGTLLQSLTRNPVADVELFGLNAGASLFVVFAVTFVGISSLTQFTWISFLGAAVAGLIVYLLGSFGRDGLSPVKLVLAGAAITALASSIRHGMMVLNEKATDEVLFWLAGSVGGRKLEYLATVFPYMIIAWIAAFVLARPIQTLLMGDDVAKGLGQRTLLVKFSVGIVIVLLSGCAVAVAGPIGFVGLVTPHLARYLVGIDTRWVLLYSGLLGSILLLLADIGARFIAMPAEVPIGVMTALIGIPFFIYVARKGLDK is encoded by the coding sequence ATGAATTCTTTTTTAGCTAGCAACTTTCGTAAAATTCTGGGAGTGGCATTCGCCCTTCTCCTCCTGACTTACCTCAGTTATGCCAGCCTTATCTTTGGCGTCATTGACACGAGTTGGCAAACTGCGATTGATGCCTACACGAATTTCAACGGCTCCAATGAACACATCGTCATTAAAGAAGTACGAGTACCGCGTGTGCTCAATGCGCTTACGGTCGGTTTCTGCCTCGGCTTGGCCGGAACACTGCTCCAATCCTTGACGAGAAACCCTGTTGCAGACGTTGAACTGTTCGGTCTTAATGCAGGTGCTTCTCTTTTTGTTGTGTTCGCCGTTACATTTGTCGGGATCAGCTCCTTGACCCAGTTTACGTGGATTTCCTTTTTAGGAGCCGCTGTAGCAGGTTTGATTGTCTACCTGCTCGGTTCATTCGGCAGAGATGGTCTTTCGCCTGTGAAGCTGGTTCTAGCGGGTGCAGCTATCACCGCTTTGGCTTCCTCGATCCGACACGGCATGATGGTCCTGAATGAAAAAGCTACTGACGAAGTGCTTTTCTGGCTGGCCGGTTCCGTTGGAGGCAGAAAGCTGGAGTATTTAGCCACTGTCTTTCCTTATATGATCATCGCCTGGATTGCTGCTTTTGTCCTCGCACGTCCGATTCAAACGTTGTTGATGGGCGATGACGTTGCAAAAGGTCTCGGTCAGCGCACATTATTGGTCAAATTCAGTGTTGGAATCGTCATTGTTCTCTTATCCGGTTGCGCGGTTGCTGTTGCTGGACCTATTGGTTTTGTCGGATTGGTTACCCCGCATCTGGCCCGCTATCTTGTCGGAATCGACACACGCTGGGTGCTTTTGTACAGCGGTCTGCTTGGTTCCATCCTGCTGCTGTTAGCAGACATCGGCGCTCGCTTTATCGCAATGCCTGCTGAAGTTCCTATTGGAGTAATGACAGCCCTGATCGGGATTCCGTTCTTCATCTATGTCGCACGCAAGGGGCTGGATAAATAA